A genomic window from Purpureocillium takamizusanense chromosome 2, complete sequence includes:
- the RDH1 gene encoding Protochlorophyllide reductase (EggNog:ENOG503P0IG~COG:Q): MPGTISVLQQFFCPGKPKFTDQDVPDLQGKIIVVTGSNTGLGKEVARIVYSRNATVYMMARSEDKTRAAMDSVRADAPDSRGELHFIPLDLSDLASVRAAADAFSRRERVLHLLFNNAGVGYPERGATTAQGHELQLGVNCIGPFALTKLLTPRLLAAAATSADKNSVRVVWVSSSAAEGVNLADFMESLSRIGSLGQLDQYSLSKLGNYLHAAEYANRHRADGVLSVSLNPGALDSEFWRTQGSLTTWLLRRTLLYPPIYGAYTSLFAGFSPEVTADKSGSYIAPWGQLWKVSKDMLDAAKTKSEGGSGAARDFWQWCEEQVEAYV; encoded by the exons ATGCCCGGTACAATCAGCGTACTCCAGCAATTCTTTTGCCCAGGGAAACCCAAGTTTACAGACCAAGACGTCCCAGACTTACAGGGCAAG atcatcgtcgtcaccgggTCCAACACCGGCCTCGGCAAGGAGGTGGCCCGCATCGTCTACTCCAGAAACGCCACCGTCTACATGATGGCGCGCTCCGAGGACAAGAcccgggcggccatggacagcgtccgcgccgacgcccccgactcgcgcggcgagctgcacTTCATCCCCCTCGACCTGTCCGACCTGGCGAGCgtccgggccgccgcggacgcctTCTCGCGTAGGGAGCGGGTTCTCCACCTCTTGTTCAACAATGCGGGCGTCGGCTACCCGGAAaggggcgcgacgacggcgcagggccacgagctgcagctgggcgtcAACTGCATCGGCCCTTTTGCCCTGACGAAGCTGCTcacgccgcgcctcctcgccgccgccgccacctccgcGGACAAGAACAGCGTGCGCGTCGTCTGGGTCTCATCCTCGGCCGCAGAGGGTGTCAACCTGGCAGACTTCATGGAGAGCCTGTCCCGGATCGGATcgctcggccagctggaTCAGTACAGCCTCAGCAAGCTGGGCAACTACTTGCATGCCGCCGAGTACGCGAACCGCCACAgggccgacggcgtgctGTCCGTGTCGCTGAACCCCGGCGCGCTCGACTCGGAGTTTTGGCGCACCCAGGGCAGCCTCACGACGTGGTTGCTGCGCCGCACGCTGCTGTATCCGCCCATCTACGGCGCGTACACCAGCCTCTTCGCGGGCTTCTCGCCCGAGGTGACGGCGGACAAGTCTGGAAGCTACA TCGCTCCCTGGGGCCAGTTGTGGAAAGTGTCCAAGGACATGCTCGATGCGGCCAAGACAAAGTCTgaaggcggcagcggagctGCCCGGGACTTTTGGCAGTGGTGTGaggagcaggtcgaggctTACGTCTGA
- the RDH1 gene encoding Protochlorophyllide reductase (EggNog:ENOG503P0IG~COG:Q), translated as MPGTISVLQQFFCPGKPKFTDQDVPDLQGKIIVVTGSNTGLGKEVARIVYSRNATVYMMARSEDKTRAAMDSVRADAPDSRGELHFIPLDLSDLASVRAAADAFSRRERVLHLLFNNAGVGYPERGATTAQGHELQLGVNCIGPFALTKLLTPRLLAAAATSADKNSVRVVWVSSSAAEGVNLADFMESLSRIGSLGQLDQYSLSKLGNYLHAAEYANRHRADGVLSVSLNPGALDSEFWRTQGSLTTWLLRRTLLYPPIYGAYTSLFAGFSPEVTADKSGSYSEFMLPRPSMFPPRLRQELEEDVKN; from the exons ATGCCCGGTACAATCAGCGTACTCCAGCAATTCTTTTGCCCAGGGAAACCCAAGTTTACAGACCAAGACGTCCCAGACTTACAGGGCAAG atcatcgtcgtcaccgggTCCAACACCGGCCTCGGCAAGGAGGTGGCCCGCATCGTCTACTCCAGAAACGCCACCGTCTACATGATGGCGCGCTCCGAGGACAAGAcccgggcggccatggacagcgtccgcgccgacgcccccgactcgcgcggcgagctgcacTTCATCCCCCTCGACCTGTCCGACCTGGCGAGCgtccgggccgccgcggacgcctTCTCGCGTAGGGAGCGGGTTCTCCACCTCTTGTTCAACAATGCGGGCGTCGGCTACCCGGAAaggggcgcgacgacggcgcagggccacgagctgcagctgggcgtcAACTGCATCGGCCCTTTTGCCCTGACGAAGCTGCTcacgccgcgcctcctcgccgccgccgccacctccgcGGACAAGAACAGCGTGCGCGTCGTCTGGGTCTCATCCTCGGCCGCAGAGGGTGTCAACCTGGCAGACTTCATGGAGAGCCTGTCCCGGATCGGATcgctcggccagctggaTCAGTACAGCCTCAGCAAGCTGGGCAACTACTTGCATGCCGCCGAGTACGCGAACCGCCACAgggccgacggcgtgctGTCCGTGTCGCTGAACCCCGGCGCGCTCGACTCGGAGTTTTGGCGCACCCAGGGCAGCCTCACGACGTGGTTGCTGCGCCGCACGCTGCTGTATCCGCCCATCTACGGCGCGTACACCAGCCTCTTCGCGGGCTTCTCGCCCGAGGTGACGGCGGACAAGTCTGGAAGCTACAGTGAGTTCATGTTGCCTCGCCCCTCCATGTTCCCGCCTCGGCTCCGGCAAGAACTTGAAGAAGATGTGAAAAACTGA